A genomic stretch from Lysobacter ciconiae includes:
- a CDS encoding site-specific integrase gives MKRNNALPVSAATAASLVLPEQLAQQAADAVRELLAEAAAANTTRSYATALRYWAGWHQGRYGVELTLPVNEAVVIQFLVDHIQRKNKAGLVTEMPSALDQALVAAGLKARIGPLKLSTVVQRVAVLSTAHKLKRQANPCELPSVRTLLSRARRAAVKRGERPTKKTAITRPELEAMLATCDDSLEGLRDRALLCFGFASGGRRRSEIAAADVRDLRKVGDDGYIYRLEYSKTQQAGVKADSTPDKPILGRSAEALAAWLNAAEIHEGAIFRRIWKDRVGPALLPGSVATIVKRRARLAGLEGDFGAHSLRSGFVTEAGKQGVPLPAVMAMTEHRSVASVIGYFQAGAAEDNPAARLLK, from the coding sequence ATGAAACGCAATAACGCACTCCCCGTCAGCGCCGCGACAGCCGCCAGCCTGGTGCTGCCGGAGCAGCTCGCCCAGCAAGCGGCCGACGCAGTGCGCGAACTGCTCGCCGAAGCCGCGGCCGCCAACACCACCCGCAGCTACGCGACCGCCCTGCGCTACTGGGCCGGCTGGCACCAAGGCCGCTATGGCGTCGAACTGACCTTGCCGGTCAATGAAGCCGTGGTGATCCAGTTCCTGGTCGATCACATCCAGCGCAAGAACAAGGCCGGCCTCGTCACCGAGATGCCCTCAGCGCTGGACCAGGCACTGGTGGCCGCCGGCCTCAAGGCTAGGATCGGGCCGCTGAAGCTCTCGACCGTGGTTCAGCGGGTGGCCGTGCTGTCGACGGCGCACAAGCTCAAGCGCCAAGCCAACCCCTGCGAGCTGCCCAGTGTCCGCACGCTGCTGAGCCGGGCCCGCCGTGCCGCAGTCAAGCGCGGCGAGCGCCCGACCAAAAAGACGGCCATCACGCGCCCCGAGCTGGAGGCCATGCTGGCGACCTGCGACGACAGCCTCGAAGGCCTGCGTGACCGTGCCCTGCTCTGCTTCGGGTTCGCCAGCGGCGGACGCCGGCGCAGTGAAATCGCCGCCGCGGACGTGCGCGACCTGCGCAAGGTGGGCGATGACGGCTATATCTATCGACTGGAGTACTCGAAGACCCAGCAGGCCGGGGTGAAAGCGGATTCGACGCCGGATAAGCCGATCCTGGGGCGCAGTGCCGAAGCGCTCGCGGCCTGGCTTAATGCGGCAGAGATCCACGAAGGGGCGATCTTCCGGCGGATCTGGAAGGATCGGGTGGGCCCTGCCCTTCTCCCGGGCTCGGTGGCCACTATCGTGAAGCGCCGGGCTCGCTTGGCGGGGTTGGAGGGGGACTTTGGGGCGCATAGCTTGCGGTCGGGATTTGTGACCGAGGCCGGCAAGCAAGGCGTCCCACTCCCGGCCGTGATGGCGATGACCGAGCATCGTTCCGTGGCGAGCGTGATTGGGTATTTTCAGGCAGGCGCAGCGGAAGACAATCCTGCAGCTCGCCTACTGAAGTAG
- a CDS encoding DUF4209 domain-containing protein, whose translation MPVLEEAIDDETYAALDWISLVGEEGDGAAPWSLTTKFYQRARELEEEGQPLLSKAMQVLGGAISMHLRHPSHAPFGPVFQSSEGRSMSMEDLGQNDVALLARAAREAPTPWLKARFADLSVTADGRIPPDWRLGRLAVDAYLDYVGSVFGTEHAIRGLDELQRSLVLLWVYAKKDPALWERYWNVILDEIPYSIENNWPGLAFRLCDEAINRNRHACEAILPQIEAKAAALDADDPQEAARWHAQAYRLNQRLGKSKEANASLMAQGEAMARAAELAAEQQPLIAPMHMTEAISLLRKAKAVPSRIQDLRDRLATYERASMDHFGHFSANTDVSEWVKWIDEQIAAPDFFSALLRATYRTGQWLNLEEIEERVRQQHVEHPLASMFTTTHVNADGVVVAQRPPLDLNDPASVRLHAISSAHEVDIPMRSSVMVSHVVNTLHSQYQPSFHVVKEIVEASPITPRGQTETLARGLFSGFIADWLAVSVYLIPAVEPFVRAQLKRIGTHTTGMSEDGTQHEKTLGEMLDMPEAERFFGKNLVFELHVLLANSEGFNLRNAYCHGLMTDAELRNAGIMSLWWTLWRMILFPWHNHPAVLAPEC comes from the coding sequence ATGCCTGTACTAGAGGAGGCTATCGACGATGAGACCTACGCTGCGCTTGACTGGATTTCGTTGGTCGGGGAGGAAGGAGACGGCGCCGCCCCCTGGTCATTGACGACGAAATTTTACCAGAGGGCCAGGGAACTCGAAGAAGAAGGTCAACCTCTTCTATCCAAGGCCATGCAGGTCTTGGGTGGCGCTATCTCCATGCACCTGCGGCACCCGTCCCACGCACCCTTTGGGCCAGTATTTCAAAGCAGCGAAGGCCGGAGCATGTCCATGGAGGACCTCGGCCAGAACGATGTGGCCCTTCTGGCACGCGCTGCCCGTGAGGCTCCAACTCCTTGGCTCAAGGCACGATTTGCCGACCTTTCGGTAACGGCCGATGGACGCATCCCTCCCGATTGGCGCTTGGGGCGGTTGGCTGTTGACGCCTACCTAGACTACGTCGGGTCGGTATTTGGTACGGAGCACGCGATTCGTGGACTCGACGAACTGCAACGCAGCCTGGTCTTGCTCTGGGTGTATGCCAAAAAGGATCCCGCGTTGTGGGAGCGATACTGGAACGTGATTCTCGACGAAATTCCGTACTCGATCGAGAACAACTGGCCCGGCTTGGCTTTTCGTCTGTGTGACGAAGCGATTAATCGTAATCGCCACGCCTGCGAAGCCATCCTCCCCCAGATTGAAGCCAAGGCTGCCGCCTTGGACGCCGACGATCCTCAGGAAGCGGCGCGATGGCATGCGCAGGCCTATCGGCTGAATCAACGATTGGGTAAATCGAAGGAGGCCAACGCGTCGCTTATGGCCCAGGGTGAGGCCATGGCGCGCGCTGCAGAACTTGCCGCAGAGCAGCAACCACTGATCGCCCCAATGCACATGACCGAAGCCATAAGCCTCCTGCGCAAGGCCAAGGCGGTGCCATCGCGTATCCAGGATCTGCGAGATCGGCTTGCTACCTACGAACGGGCTTCCATGGACCATTTCGGCCATTTTTCCGCGAACACCGATGTCAGCGAATGGGTAAAGTGGATCGACGAGCAGATCGCAGCACCCGATTTCTTCTCCGCTTTACTTCGAGCGACCTATCGCACGGGGCAGTGGCTGAATCTGGAAGAAATCGAGGAACGTGTACGGCAACAGCATGTCGAACATCCGCTAGCAAGCATGTTCACAACCACTCACGTCAACGCGGACGGAGTGGTTGTTGCCCAGCGCCCACCCCTCGATCTGAATGACCCAGCGTCAGTTCGTCTGCACGCAATCAGTAGCGCCCACGAAGTCGACATTCCCATGCGGTCGTCAGTCATGGTGTCGCATGTCGTGAACACTCTGCACAGCCAATATCAGCCATCATTCCACGTGGTCAAGGAGATCGTAGAAGCATCACCCATCACGCCGCGTGGCCAAACTGAGACTCTAGCCAGGGGGTTGTTCTCGGGCTTCATCGCCGACTGGCTTGCGGTGTCGGTCTACCTAATTCCCGCGGTAGAGCCTTTCGTGCGCGCGCAACTAAAAAGGATTGGAACTCATACAACGGGCATGAGCGAAGATGGCACGCAACACGAGAAGACGCTGGGCGAAATGCTCGATATGCCGGAAGCCGAACGTTTTTTTGGCAAGAACCTTGTATTTGAACTTCACGTCCTGCTGGCCAACTCGGAAGGGTTCAATCTGCGCAATGCGTACTGCCATGGCCTGATGACGGATGCCGAGCTGCGGAACGCAGGGATCATGTCCCTATGGTGGACGCTGTGGAGGATGATCCTTTTCCCGTGGCACAATCATCCCGCAGTTCTTGCCCCTGAATGCTGA
- a CDS encoding IS3 family transposase (programmed frameshift), giving the protein MKKSRFTDSQIIAVLKQAQAGTPVPEICREHGISSATFYKWRSKFGGMDASMMSQLKELQDENRRLKKMYADAQLSADLLKEALFKKMVRPSQRREMARTAIEGGRTNIRHACRTFELSETCYRYQATSSDENARIADWLVRLTTAYRDWGFGLCFLHLRNVKGFGWNHKRVYRIYRELELNLRIKPKKRLVREKPEPLAVPDTINQIWSMDFMHDQLSDGRSFRLFNVLDDFNREGLGIEVDLSLPAARVIRSLEQIIEWRGKPRAIRCDNGPEYISGALLAWAERQGIRIEHIQPGKPQQNAYIERYNRTVRYAWLARILFDTIEQVQDKATRWLWTYNHERPNMALGGITPIQKLARAA; this is encoded by the exons ATGAAGAAGTCCCGCTTCACCGACAGCCAGATCATCGCCGTGCTCAAGCAGGCACAGGCCGGCACGCCCGTCCCGGAGATATGCCGCGAACACGGCATCAGCTCGGCCACGTTCTACAAGTGGCGCAGCAAATTCGGCGGCATGGATGCGTCGATGATGTCCCAGCTCAAGGAGCTGCAGGACGAGAACCGGCGGCTGAAGAAGATGTACGCCGACGCGCAGCTGAGCGCCGACCTGCTGAAGGAAGCGCTCT TCAAAAAAATGGTGAGGCCATCTCAACGCCGGGAGATGGCCCGAACAGCGATCGAGGGCGGGCGCACGAACATTCGGCACGCCTGCCGGACCTTCGAATTGAGCGAGACCTGCTACCGCTACCAGGCCACGTCGTCGGACGAGAATGCACGCATCGCCGACTGGCTGGTGCGGCTGACCACGGCGTATCGCGATTGGGGCTTTGGCCTGTGCTTCCTGCACCTGCGCAACGTCAAAGGCTTTGGCTGGAACCACAAGCGGGTCTATCGCATCTACCGGGAGCTGGAGTTGAACCTGCGGATCAAGCCGAAGAAGCGCCTGGTGCGGGAGAAGCCCGAGCCGCTGGCCGTGCCCGATACGATCAACCAGATCTGGTCCATGGATTTCATGCATGACCAGCTCAGCGACGGCCGGAGCTTCCGTCTGTTCAACGTGCTGGACGACTTCAACCGCGAAGGGCTGGGCATCGAAGTGGACCTGTCGCTGCCGGCAGCGCGGGTGATCCGTTCGCTGGAGCAGATCATCGAATGGCGCGGCAAACCCCGTGCGATCCGCTGCGACAACGGGCCGGAATACATTAGTGGCGCGCTGCTGGCCTGGGCCGAGCGACAGGGCATCCGGATTGAGCACATCCAGCCTGGGAAGCCACAGCAGAACGCCTATATCGAACGCTACAACCGCACGGTGCGTTATGCCTGGCTGGCCCGGATCCTGTTCGACACCATCGAGCAGGTGCAGGACAAGGCCACGCGCTGGCTATGGACGTACAACCACGAGCGCCCCAACATGGCACTCGGCGGCATTACCCCGATACAGAAACTGGCACGTGCCGCTTAG
- a CDS encoding nuclease domain-containing protein codes for MRTGVAGDTRAESLWLSPTWEIYERWCYARVTHCLRERHPGLRWSMHYSGTQGDCIRLVGTSPSLRIEAWLQRRFHAGDGKATGFRSISGVLVPDLLITVEAGDVRQMLVLDAKYRTSRSNVLDAMRSAHLYQDALRWNEDRPVASLLLVPRGGGAPWLEAPDFHAAHRVGVHVLSPDSPSSLLDALLGRWLAAVPVLAMSDVSDSGVEPT; via the coding sequence TTGCGCACCGGTGTTGCCGGCGACACCCGCGCGGAGAGCCTGTGGCTCAGCCCCACCTGGGAGATCTACGAGCGCTGGTGCTACGCGCGCGTGACGCACTGCCTGCGCGAGCGACATCCCGGGCTGCGGTGGTCGATGCACTATTCAGGCACTCAGGGCGATTGCATCAGACTGGTGGGCACTAGCCCATCACTCCGGATTGAAGCATGGCTGCAGCGGCGGTTCCATGCCGGCGATGGCAAGGCCACTGGATTTCGGAGCATTTCCGGGGTGCTTGTGCCTGATCTGCTGATCACCGTGGAAGCCGGTGATGTACGGCAGATGCTCGTGCTGGATGCGAAGTACCGGACGAGTCGGTCAAATGTCTTGGATGCCATGCGCTCGGCGCACCTTTATCAAGACGCGCTGCGATGGAACGAAGATCGCCCGGTTGCTTCTCTGTTGCTCGTGCCCCGGGGCGGCGGTGCTCCCTGGTTGGAAGCACCGGACTTCCACGCAGCTCATCGGGTAGGGGTGCATGTACTCTCACCTGATTCTCCGTCGTCGTTGTTAGACGCGCTGCTCGGGAGGTGGCTGGCCGCCGTGCCGGTGCTGGCAATGTCTGATGTCAGTGATAGCGGGGTAGAACCCACTTGA
- a CDS encoding cation transporter translates to MSEEKIEIHDAHQRRILLIVLALNLALAAGFWVTGLAAGSSALIANGLDNASDSAVYIITLLALSRSPAWKRSAAKVSGWLLILFAAGILVDVGRRFFGDVEPIGTTMMVMALGAAIVNATCVWLLKKIRQANVNVRAATTFSTNDFVANAGVLVGGGLVLWTGRAWPDLVVGLAVAAIALKGGIEILRDARGQEHG, encoded by the coding sequence GTGAGCGAAGAGAAGATCGAAATACACGACGCCCACCAACGTCGGATCCTGTTGATCGTCCTTGCCTTGAACCTCGCGCTTGCCGCGGGGTTCTGGGTCACGGGTCTCGCTGCCGGCTCAAGCGCCCTGATCGCGAATGGACTGGACAATGCGTCCGACAGCGCTGTCTACATCATCACCCTGCTCGCGCTCAGTCGTTCACCGGCCTGGAAACGATCGGCGGCCAAGGTGTCCGGCTGGCTGCTGATCCTGTTTGCCGCGGGAATCCTTGTCGACGTGGGCCGTCGATTCTTCGGTGACGTCGAGCCCATTGGCACAACGATGATGGTGATGGCCCTGGGAGCCGCCATAGTGAACGCGACCTGTGTGTGGCTACTCAAGAAGATCCGGCAGGCCAACGTGAACGTGCGTGCCGCGACCACCTTCAGCACCAACGACTTTGTCGCCAACGCGGGCGTGCTTGTGGGTGGCGGATTGGTGCTCTGGACCGGGCGGGCCTGGCCCGATCTGGTCGTCGGTCTTGCGGTGGCGGCGATCGCCCTGAAAGGGGGCATCGAGATCCTGCGAGATGCGCGAGGTCAAGAGCATGGCTAG
- a CDS encoding MerR family transcriptional regulator: protein MRPNTFTISRLAAAADVHVETVRYYQRRRLLRQPERPIGGVRRYDENDVNRLQFIRRAQMMGFSLDEIAGLLQITGERSCEQTRQLTERKLADVRLRIRELRQLERDLEQKVARCVQVPTGEYCPTLDFLERPRKPAATGS, encoded by the coding sequence GTGCGTCCGAACACGTTTACGATCAGCCGGCTGGCGGCGGCGGCCGATGTGCACGTCGAAACCGTGCGCTACTACCAGCGACGTAGGCTGCTGCGTCAACCCGAGCGACCGATAGGAGGCGTGCGTCGTTACGACGAAAACGATGTAAATCGGCTTCAGTTCATCCGTCGCGCTCAGATGATGGGATTCAGCCTCGACGAGATCGCTGGCCTGCTACAGATCACAGGCGAGCGTTCTTGCGAGCAGACCCGTCAGTTGACCGAGCGAAAGCTCGCCGATGTCCGTCTACGAATCCGCGAGCTGCGACAGCTGGAGAGGGATCTCGAACAGAAAGTAGCGCGGTGCGTTCAAGTGCCGACGGGAGAGTACTGCCCAACCCTCGATTTTCTGGAGCGGCCAAGAAAGCCAGCTGCGACAGGCAGTTAG
- a CDS encoding cation transporter, translating to MGDSCGCGSTVDIRALEAGQRRVLMIVLAINIATFVMMITAAIYSGSSSLLSGSLDNLGDALTYLLSLAVIGASLRAKAKVALIKGLLIFGAAVAVAIQISWRLAHPEVPIFEAIGIAAVINLAFNALCLWLLTPYRFGDVNMSSAWECSRNDLYEGVAVLLAAAGVWLFDAGWPDLVIAGGLLLMFLRSAWRVLRMAWRSYRDEAK from the coding sequence ATGGGTGACTCGTGCGGCTGCGGAAGCACAGTGGATATCCGGGCCTTGGAGGCCGGGCAGCGGCGCGTGCTGATGATCGTGCTGGCGATCAACATCGCCACCTTCGTGATGATGATCACGGCGGCGATTTACAGCGGATCGTCCTCGTTGCTGTCAGGCAGCCTCGACAATCTCGGCGATGCGCTGACCTACTTGCTGAGCCTGGCGGTGATCGGCGCCAGCTTGCGCGCCAAGGCCAAAGTGGCGCTGATCAAGGGACTGCTGATTTTCGGCGCCGCGGTGGCGGTCGCCATCCAGATCAGCTGGCGCCTGGCCCATCCGGAGGTGCCGATCTTCGAGGCCATCGGCATTGCTGCGGTGATCAACCTTGCGTTCAACGCCCTGTGCCTGTGGTTGCTGACGCCGTACCGCTTCGGCGATGTGAACATGTCATCGGCGTGGGAGTGTTCGCGCAATGATCTGTACGAGGGTGTTGCGGTACTGCTGGCGGCCGCCGGCGTGTGGCTGTTCGATGCGGGCTGGCCCGATCTGGTCATCGCCGGTGGACTGTTGCTGATGTTTCTGCGGTCCGCCTGGCGGGTACTCCGTATGGCTTGGCGGAGCTACCGGGACGAGGCGAAATAG
- a CDS encoding TIR domain-containing protein: MLKVFLNHCAEDKALVTPYFNKLKALGFEPWIDKRILPGQDWDEVIQHAFNAADVYLIFMTPRSVSKRGYVQREISDALDKQRYNLPGDIGLIPILLEDCEVPVKILRSHQYIRLPEGWQELVESLELAAQQRSIAIHTGVEMDPFRMFLREEKHRWEGLPGYEVSMRYPHVESSRVPNTAVELNEFFASLRLNSLLNARKARINQEEEHFSSWAGDPDWKPANSFHVFISPNLANQFILSFSVHEDGMFAGAAHGFMWVETHNFMIIDDQLIKISFDDFLSEPHSAYTSITALVRERVAKEYAGRFDGELSSDDLIRVREALPSDGTIFRNFIITPIGITFLYPQGELFGHAAGAFGADLSFNDLRPWLKPGGPHTFAQHASAISWDPGIDDEVHE, from the coding sequence GTGCTTAAGGTTTTTCTGAACCATTGTGCGGAAGACAAGGCGCTAGTCACGCCGTACTTCAACAAGCTTAAGGCGCTCGGTTTTGAGCCATGGATCGACAAGAGGATTCTTCCCGGACAGGACTGGGATGAAGTGATCCAGCACGCCTTCAATGCTGCCGACGTCTATCTGATCTTCATGACCCCGCGTAGCGTCAGCAAGCGCGGCTATGTCCAAAGAGAAATCAGTGACGCATTGGACAAGCAGCGATACAACTTGCCCGGAGACATCGGGCTGATCCCAATCCTGCTCGAGGACTGCGAAGTACCGGTAAAAATTTTAAGATCGCACCAGTACATCCGTTTGCCTGAGGGGTGGCAAGAGTTGGTTGAGTCGCTGGAACTGGCCGCACAGCAACGGAGTATCGCCATCCACACCGGCGTGGAGATGGACCCCTTTCGGATGTTCCTTCGCGAAGAGAAGCATCGGTGGGAAGGCCTTCCTGGCTACGAAGTGTCGATGAGATATCCGCATGTCGAGTCATCGCGAGTGCCCAACACCGCCGTCGAGCTCAACGAATTCTTCGCGTCCCTGCGGCTGAATTCCTTGCTCAATGCCAGAAAGGCCAGGATCAATCAGGAGGAGGAACACTTCTCAAGCTGGGCCGGCGACCCGGACTGGAAGCCGGCGAATTCATTCCATGTTTTCATCTCACCTAACTTGGCGAACCAATTCATCTTGAGCTTTAGCGTTCATGAGGATGGCATGTTTGCGGGCGCGGCTCATGGATTCATGTGGGTCGAAACACATAACTTCATGATCATTGATGATCAGCTAATCAAGATCAGTTTCGATGACTTTCTCTCCGAACCCCATTCGGCTTACACCTCGATAACTGCGTTGGTTCGAGAGCGAGTGGCGAAGGAGTATGCGGGTCGATTCGATGGGGAGCTTAGTTCCGACGATCTAATTAGAGTACGTGAAGCGTTACCCAGCGATGGGACGATCTTCAGGAACTTCATCATTACCCCTATAGGGATCACTTTTCTGTACCCGCAAGGTGAGTTGTTCGGACATGCGGCCGGCGCCTTTGGCGCCGATCTCTCGTTTAATGACCTCCGCCCGTGGTTGAAGCCCGGCGGGCCCCACACTTTCGCCCAACACGCCAGCGCGATTTCTTGGGACCCGGGGATAGACGATGAAGTCCACGAATAA
- a CDS encoding MerR family transcriptional regulator, whose amino-acid sequence MKIGEVATRSGCHPETVRYYERIRLLPAPPRTASGYRDYRSTDVDRLRFISRGRDLGFSLEEIRSLLGLAEDDGLSCQDVDRLARVHLVDIQARLGDLQRMAAELERVIGSCSGGERGQCAILDTLRHPSVDTSNRLMGLP is encoded by the coding sequence ATGAAGATTGGAGAGGTCGCGACACGCAGCGGGTGCCATCCGGAAACCGTGCGTTACTACGAGCGCATCAGGTTGTTGCCTGCGCCGCCGCGCACAGCGAGCGGGTACCGCGACTATCGGTCAACGGACGTGGATCGATTGCGCTTCATCAGTCGTGGCCGCGACCTTGGCTTCTCCCTGGAGGAGATCCGCAGCCTGCTGGGCCTGGCCGAGGACGACGGATTGTCATGCCAGGATGTCGACCGGCTCGCCCGTGTGCACCTGGTGGACATTCAGGCCCGGCTCGGTGACCTGCAGCGGATGGCCGCGGAGCTCGAACGGGTGATCGGCAGCTGCAGTGGGGGCGAGCGCGGCCAATGCGCCATCCTTGACACGCTGCGGCACCCATCGGTGGACACCTCCAATCGCCTCATGGGTTTACCGTAA
- a CDS encoding IS3 family transposase (programmed frameshift), which translates to MSKRKRYSPEYKHELVELVRRSNSSCRKIALEVGVGPALLTRWVREADAGGTKAFPGGGTPRDEELARLKRELTRVTKERDFLKRRGGVLREAVTERYAVIEYCRSDFPVGMMCRCLEVSTSGFYAWSGRKPGLRAQDNARLLVRIREMHEDSKGVLGAPRMHEDLGDEGESASLNRVARLMAANGLQGLPQRKKRRFGQKPGSRPVGVENLLERDFDAFEPETKWVTDITEIVTIEGKLFLCVVLDLYCKRVMGWSMHHRQDRHMVVRAVQMAVWQREGENEVILHSDRGGQFISGTYQKFLGGNALVCSMSAVGHCGDNAACEGFFGVLKRERVHRTHYRTRDEARADLFDYLERFHNPRMRRRVARRDREFQALIKPSVETG; encoded by the exons ATGTCCAAGCGCAAGCGTTACAGCCCTGAGTACAAGCACGAGCTCGTCGAGCTGGTCCGGCGGTCGAATTCGAGCTGCCGAAAGATTGCTCTGGAGGTCGGGGTCGGTCCGGCCCTGCTGACCCGCTGGGTGCGGGAGGCCGATGCCGGAGGAACCAAAGCCTTTCCTGGCGGTGGAACCCCGCGCGACGAGGAACTCGCCCGCCTCAAGCGCGAGCTGACGCGGGTGACCAAGGAGCGTGATTTTTTAA AAAGACGCGGCGGCGTACTTCGCGAAGCAGTCACCGAACGGTACGCGGTGATTGAGTACTGCCGCAGCGACTTTCCCGTCGGGATGATGTGCCGTTGCCTTGAAGTGTCGACCAGCGGCTTCTACGCCTGGTCCGGGCGCAAGCCCGGACTGCGGGCGCAGGACAACGCGCGTTTGCTGGTGCGTATCCGGGAGATGCATGAGGACAGCAAAGGCGTTCTCGGCGCGCCGCGCATGCACGAAGACCTGGGCGACGAGGGCGAAAGCGCCAGCCTCAACCGGGTGGCGCGACTGATGGCGGCGAACGGACTTCAGGGCTTGCCGCAGCGCAAGAAGCGTCGCTTTGGCCAGAAGCCGGGCAGTCGACCGGTTGGGGTCGAGAATCTGCTGGAACGCGATTTCGACGCCTTCGAGCCGGAGACCAAGTGGGTGACGGACATCACCGAGATCGTGACGATCGAGGGCAAGCTGTTCTTGTGCGTCGTGCTGGACCTGTACTGCAAACGGGTGATGGGCTGGTCGATGCACCATCGCCAGGACAGGCACATGGTCGTGCGGGCCGTGCAGATGGCGGTGTGGCAGCGGGAAGGCGAGAACGAAGTGATCCTGCACTCGGATCGCGGCGGGCAGTTCATCAGCGGCACGTACCAGAAGTTTCTGGGCGGCAACGCCCTGGTCTGCAGCATGAGCGCGGTTGGCCATTGCGGCGACAACGCGGCGTGCGAAGGATTCTTTGGGGTGCTCAAGCGGGAGCGCGTGCACCGCACTCACTACCGGACCCGGGACGAGGCGCGGGCCGATCTGTTCGACTATCTGGAGCGGTTCCACAACCCGCGAATGCGTCGTAGAGTTGCCCGGCGTGATCGGGAGTTTCAGGCCTTAATCAAACCGTCCGTGGAAACGGGGTAG
- a CDS encoding heavy-metal-associated domain-containing protein has translation MRKWTLALMAVIWAGTTGAAPTETVVLQAANMTCPTCSITIEKALEKVPGVADTAVDTKAGTVTVTFDSERTSASDIARAITEAGFLAKARTNGG, from the coding sequence ATGCGCAAGTGGACATTGGCCTTGATGGCCGTCATATGGGCCGGAACGACGGGGGCCGCCCCGACTGAGACGGTGGTGCTGCAGGCCGCGAACATGACCTGCCCCACGTGCAGCATCACCATTGAGAAAGCGCTCGAGAAGGTGCCCGGCGTAGCTGATACCGCGGTCGATACCAAGGCAGGCACCGTAACGGTGACCTTCGATTCCGAGCGTACTAGTGCTTCGGACATCGCACGGGCTATCACCGAAGCAGGCTTCTTGGCCAAGGCGCGGACAAATGGTGGCTGA
- a CDS encoding mercuric transporter MerT family protein, whose protein sequence is MLTTPAKSSVPAIVGASIAAIGASICCVVPLALVLLGISGAWIGNLTALDPWRPWFTAAALLSLGLAFWGLYGPASRCRAEGQCVDPGILSRRRRGLWFVTVVIALLLLFPYYVIWLL, encoded by the coding sequence ATGCTAACAACCCCGGCCAAATCGTCTGTTCCAGCCATCGTTGGCGCGAGCATCGCCGCCATTGGCGCATCGATCTGCTGCGTCGTGCCGCTGGCGTTGGTCCTGCTGGGCATCAGTGGCGCCTGGATCGGCAACCTGACCGCGCTGGATCCATGGCGCCCTTGGTTCACTGCTGCCGCCCTGCTGTCGCTGGGGTTAGCCTTCTGGGGCCTGTACGGACCAGCCTCTCGATGCCGCGCCGAAGGCCAATGCGTGGATCCGGGCATCTTGAGCCGCCGGCGGCGCGGGCTTTGGTTTGTCACGGTCGTGATCGCCTTGTTGTTGTTGTTTCCGTATTACGTGATCTGGCTTCTGTAG
- a CDS encoding GDCCVxC domain-containing (seleno)protein, giving the protein MVADLQLQSLLTCPECRHQASEMMPTTACQFFYECPGCGTVLRPKPGDCCVFCSYGTVPCPPIQQQNPCCG; this is encoded by the coding sequence ATGGTGGCTGATCTGCAACTGCAAAGCTTGCTGACCTGCCCAGAATGCAGGCACCAGGCCAGCGAGATGATGCCTACCACGGCCTGTCAGTTTTTCTACGAGTGTCCAGGCTGCGGCACGGTACTGCGGCCCAAGCCGGGCGATTGTTGTGTGTTCTGTTCTTACGGCACGGTGCCGTGTCCACCGATCCAGCAACAGAATCCCTGCTGCGGATAA